In Podospora pseudoanserina strain CBS 124.78 chromosome 5, whole genome shotgun sequence, a single window of DNA contains:
- a CDS encoding hypothetical protein (EggNog:ENOG503PF40) has protein sequence MLSSLKTLAPLGLLISNVVASRDDDGDDVRFRLDSTTIYDPQCTASVTVYNTTVVQKTQFVDYIVNITKTNTCYESTTLTLNYTVSVTNTDTDLVTITNTGTDLVTITNTDTDSVTITNTDTDSVTITTTDTDAVTITTTDTDAVTITTTDTDAVTITTTDTDAVTITTTDTDSTTITRTVYTTTYDPCPKSCSISAASVHLYYWPTDRPYTYPTTYVDPSLSYTFTSPSVYMYIPSAQGVNTLGERVEPSTTNWILPLDLYEVSTIARGSNATRQLTLADLGTNCPQTYNPTAIATIPRDCDPMLAAPSQVRSWAYPCNACGRFGLFDPPYAVPTTTGLLGPSTVVVTAEPITVTAPPVVETSPPPPPPPPPVTTGALVIEYHDEDGNIVSATTIATTGASGGTSTSTVVVAPTNTDGSALPTETGMVPEPSGGESSNIFTILPTDTIIPQPGETGLPTATTGAPDDEPPVEVTSLPTTTVATAAGRKLVASGSLWWVMPSVAGILFCL, from the exons ATGCTGTCGTCTTTGAAGACATTAGCGCCCTTGGGGCTGCTGATCTCGAATGTTGTAGCCTctagagatgatgatg GGGACGACGTTCGCTTCAGACTTGATAGCACCACAATCTACGACCCCCAATGCACGGCCAGCGTGACGGTGTACAACACAACGGTGGTGCAAAAGACACAGTTTGTTGACTACATCGTCAACATTACAAAAACCAACACATGTTACGAGTCTACGACTCTGACGCTCAACTATACCGTGTCTGTCACCAACACAGACACAGACTTGGTCActatcaccaacaccggcaCCGACCTGGTCACCATCACAAACACCGATACCGACTCCgtgaccatcaccaacaccgacacAGACTCTGTCACCATCACAACGACTGACACAGATGCCGTAACAATCACAACGACAGACACAGACGCTGTCACCATTACCACTACCGATACAGATGCCGTTACCATCACCACTACGGACACTGATGCAGTCACAATCACAACAACTGACACCGACTcgaccaccatcaccagaaCTGTCTACACGACCACCTATGACCCCTGCCCAAAGTCATGCTCCATCTCCGCCGCCAGCGTCCACCTCTACTACTGGCCCACGGACCGGCCGTACACCTACCCAACCACCTATGTCGACCCCTCGCTGTCCTACACCTTCACCTCTCCCTCGGTCTACATGTACATCCCCTCCGCCCAGGGCGTCAACACCCTAGGCGAGCGCGTGGAACCCTCCACAACAAACTGGATCCTTCCTCTCGACCTCTACGAAGTCTCCACCATCGCCCGCGGCTCTAACGCCACCAGGCAGCTCACCCTCGCCGACCTGGGAACCAACTGCCCGCAAACCTACAACCCGaccgccatcgccaccatCCCGAGGGACTGCGACCCCATGCTTGCAGCCCCCAGCCAAGTCCGATCCTGGGCCTACCCTTGCAACGCCTGCGGCCGGTTCGGTCTCTTCGACCCCCCCTATGCAGTCCCGACCACCACTGGACTTCTCGGCCCGTCGACTGTCGTGGTTACCGCCGAGCCGATCACGGTGACTGCCCCTCCTGTGGTTGAgacttctccccctccaccaccaccgccaccccccgTGACAACGGGAGCGCTGGTGATCGAGTACCACGACGAGGATGGAAATATTGTCTCAGCGACGACGATTGCCACGACGGGGGCTAGCGGCGGTACATCGACTAGCACTGTTGTCGTTGCGCCCACGAACACGGATGGTTCAGCTCTCCCCACAGAGACAGGAATGGTCCCGGAGCCATCGGGTGGTGAGAGTTCAAACATTTTTACCATACTCCCCACGGACACTATCATTCCACAGCCGGGAGAGACTGGTTTGCCGACAGCAACGACAGGTGCGCCTGACGATGAGCCGCCTGTTGAGGTGACGTCGCTGCCTACTACGACggtggcgacggcggcggggaggaagctTGTTGCTTCGGGGTCGCTGTGGTGGGTTATGCCTAGTGTGGCGGGGAtattgttttgtttgtaa
- a CDS encoding hypothetical protein (COG:S; EggNog:ENOG503NX77): MRPSKGLLAGAFLVAKTAAQNDKPGPLVIPGSQYFEGNDGPWSTFDIRVGTPEQFIRVLPSTASPHTLVPLTELACSREAFGTIPPDCAVSRGNLFDSNESSTWQDIGQYGINHDGVGLGAHLGYDVGVQFGLEKLGLGLNGPEFDDQTVGMIAAPEPFYLGIFGLSNQPMNFTSLANTSSPSFLTTLKDQKKIPSLSYSYTAGAKYRLKQVYGQLVFSGYDSSRFRENSVSFSLAEDITRDLVVVVQSISYSGSNSATLLNEPIEMFIDSTDPNIWLPEEACEAFEEAFGLQLDGESGLYLVNDTHRNRLLDSDAQVSFRLSDVRSGGDTVTIVLPYAAFDLTAEAPLVANTSHYFPLRRANSSSQYTLGRTFLQEAYLSVDYERKIFNLSSCIWNQGAQETIIPITSPDDPNADLDPSSNSSSGSSNLSTGAIAGIVVGAVLGVGLIAGGTALCFLRKRRKWIGSTYAAKEPEPDESVLKGPVFNSPSFRHASESTMQNGSNSVPFSAADVSGARSTPTTMGHSHSGSGPSPGMVTGVSPNETGTSGGTVELDGDGTAVKPNTELDGKEVQKPLPAVAENPPGVFELPGVKAGADSGSKAMEPQQEQHRAPSTIGSLPSVDEGRDRTPSPLTSTVGPNWRPGRVSMMEPVSPDTPVGRASERPF; the protein is encoded by the exons ATGCGCCCCTCAAAAGGCCTACTTGCAGGTGCCTTCTTGGTTGCCAAGACAGCTGCGCAAAACGACAAGCCAGGCCCTCTTGTAATTCCTGGTAGTCAGTACTT CGAAGGTAACGATGGCCCATGGAGCACATTCGACATCCGGGTCGGCACACCGGAGCAGTTCATCAGGGTGCTCCCTTCAACAGCATCACCCCATACATTAGTGCCACTAACAGAACTTGCCTGCTCACGAGAGGCATTTGGCACCATACCTCCCGACTGCGCCGTTTCTAGAGGCAACTTGTTTGATTCCAACGAGTCCTCCACCTGGCAAGACATAGGCCAATACGGGATCAACCATGACGGCGTTGGACTTGGGGCGCATCTTGGGTACGATGTGGGAGTTCAATTTGGGCTGGAAAAGTTGGGACTGGGGCTCAACGGGCCCGAGTTTGACGACCAGACAGTGGGCATGATAGCTGCTCCAGAGCCGTTTTATCT GGGCATCTTTGGTCTCAGCAATCAGCCCATGAATTTCACTTCCTTGGCCAAcacctcatcgccatcctTCTTGACGACCCTGaaagaccaaaagaaaatTCCAAGTCTCAGTTACAGCTACACAGCCGGGGCGAAATACCGGCTGAAACAGGTTTACGGTCAATTAGTGTTCTCCGGATATGACTCGTCTCGATTCAGGGAAAATTCGGTGTCGTTTTCTTTGGCAGAAGACATCACCCGAGACCTGGTGGTTGTGGTCCAGTCCATCAGCTACAGCGGATCCAACTCTGCCACCCTCCTTAATGAACCCATTGAGATGTTCATCGACTCGACAGACCCCAACATCTGGCTGCCAGAAGAAGCTTGTGAAGCGTTTGAAGAAGCGTTTGGACTGCAACTCGATGGGGAATCAGGTTTGTATCTTGTGAACGACACACACAGAAACAGACTACTCGACTCGGACGCACAAGTCTCTTTCAGACTTTCTGATGTCAGGTCGGGCGGAGACACCGTAACCATTGTCCTCCCCTATGCCGCATTTGACCTGACAGCCGAGGCTCCTCTGGTAGCCAACACCAGCCACTACTTTCCCTTGCGACGAGCCAACAGCTCCTCGCAGTACACACTCGGCCGAACATTCCTACAAGAAGC CTACCTCTCCGTAGACTATGAACGCAaaatcttcaacctctcctcctgcatcTGGAACCAAGGCGCCCAAGaaaccatcatccccatcacctcccccgacgACCCAAACGCCGACCTCGACCCATCCAgcaactcctcctcaggcAGCTCCAACCTCAGCACCGGCGCCATAGCCGGCATCGTCGTTGGCGCCGTCCTCGGCGTCGGCCTCATCGCAGGCGGCACAGCGCTTTGCTTCCTCCGCAAACGCAGAAAATGGATCGGATCAACCTACGCAGCCAAGGAGCCCGAGCCGGACGAGTCAGTCCTCAAGGGACCCGTCTTCAACTCGCCCTCCTTCAGGCACGCGTCAGAGTCGACGATGCAGAACGGGTCCAACTCGGTGCCCTTTTCAGCAGCGGACGTGTCCGGCGCGAGGTCAACGCCTACGACGATGGGCCACTCGCATTCAGGGTCGGGGCCGAGTCCGGGCATGGTGACGGGGGTGTCCCCCAATGAGACTGGGACGTCGGGTGGCACTGTGGagttggatggggatggtaCGGCGGTCAAGCCTAACACGGAGCTTGACGGGAAGGAGGTGCAGAAGCCGCTGCCGGCTGTGGCGGAGAACCCGCCGGGTGTGTTTGAGCTTCCTGGTGTCAAGGCTGGGGCGGACAGCGGGAGTAAAGCGATGGAAccgcagcaggagcagcatcGGGCACCTTCAACGATTGGGTCTTTGCCGTCGGTCGATGAAGGAAGAGATAGAACCCCTTCACCACTAACTTCTACTGTCGGACCCAACTGGAGGCCTGGGAGGGTGAGCATGATGGAACCGGTGTCGCCTGACACACCTGTTGGGAGAGCTTCGGAGCGGCCGTTTTAG